The proteins below come from a single Streptomyces tubercidicus genomic window:
- a CDS encoding aminopeptidase P family protein produces the protein MSELYAARRTRLRDRVAGPGSAAALISRPANVRYLTGCAPPGAALLLGPADDALLCGSPLSGDPAEGRPAEDVRVSVLPTRGGDPVVAGADLAAKAGAQILAVEEHHLTVTRHRALTQVAPRLRLTDLACAVEAQRLVKDDDEIACLRIAAEIADQALGELLESILVGRTERHLALELERRLVDHGADGPAFPTSVATGPNAGRPGHLPTDRRVEEGDFLSVGLGANYRGYRCEIGRTFVIGTTPSDWQIELYDLVFAAQRAGREALAPGVECREVDRVTRHVLDAAGYGERLGPWTGHGVGLEIDEDPQLSPAAMGKLDACVPVTVEPGVHIPGRGGVRIDDTLVVRPEADGGPELLTITTKELLAL, from the coding sequence ATGTCCGAGTTGTACGCGGCCCGACGCACGCGTCTGCGCGACCGCGTAGCCGGGCCCGGAAGTGCCGCCGCACTGATCTCGCGCCCCGCGAACGTCCGCTATCTCACCGGCTGCGCGCCGCCCGGCGCCGCGCTGCTGCTGGGACCGGCCGATGACGCGCTGCTGTGCGGCAGCCCGCTGAGCGGTGATCCCGCCGAGGGGCGTCCGGCCGAGGACGTACGGGTCTCGGTGCTGCCGACCCGTGGTGGGGACCCGGTCGTGGCGGGCGCCGACCTGGCCGCGAAGGCCGGCGCGCAGATCCTGGCCGTCGAGGAACACCACCTCACCGTCACCCGCCACCGGGCGCTCACCCAGGTCGCGCCCCGGCTGCGGCTGACGGACCTGGCCTGCGCGGTCGAGGCGCAGCGGCTGGTGAAGGACGACGACGAGATCGCCTGTCTGCGGATCGCCGCGGAGATCGCCGACCAGGCCCTGGGGGAGCTGCTGGAATCGATCCTGGTCGGCCGCACCGAGCGGCATCTCGCGCTCGAACTGGAACGCCGGCTGGTCGACCACGGCGCGGACGGGCCGGCCTTCCCCACCTCCGTCGCGACCGGCCCGAACGCCGGCCGCCCCGGGCATCTGCCCACCGACCGGCGGGTCGAGGAGGGCGACTTCCTCAGCGTCGGGCTGGGCGCCAACTACCGCGGCTACCGCTGCGAGATCGGCCGGACCTTCGTCATCGGCACCACGCCCTCGGACTGGCAGATCGAGCTGTACGATCTCGTTTTCGCAGCCCAGCGCGCCGGACGGGAGGCGCTGGCGCCGGGTGTGGAGTGCCGCGAGGTGGACCGGGTGACCCGTCATGTACTGGATGCCGCGGGGTACGGCGAGCGGCTCGGACCGTGGACCGGGCACGGTGTGGGACTCGAAATCGATGAGGACCCTCAGTTGTCCCCTGCCGCCATGGGTAAACTGGACGCTTGCGTGCCGGTCACCGTCGAGCCGGGGGTTCACATCCCGGGCCGTGGGGGTGTCCGGATCGACGACACACTCGTCGTCCGCCCCGAGGCGGACGGCGGGCCCGAGCTACTCACGATCACGACCAAGGAGCTGCTCGCACTCTGA
- the efp gene encoding elongation factor P — protein sequence MASTNDLKNGMVLKLEGGQLWSVVEFQHVKPGKGPAFVRTKLKNVLSGKVVDKTFNAGVKVETATVDKRGMQFSYMDGDYFVFMDMDTYDQLHVDRKAVGDAANYLIEGFEAVVAQHEGEVLYVELPAAVELIIKHTEPGVQGDRSTGGSKPAELETGYSIQVPLFITTGEKIKVDTRTGDYLGRVNS from the coding sequence GTGGCATCCACGAACGACCTCAAGAACGGCATGGTGCTCAAGCTCGAAGGCGGCCAGCTCTGGTCCGTCGTCGAGTTCCAGCACGTCAAGCCCGGCAAGGGCCCCGCCTTTGTCCGCACGAAGCTCAAGAACGTGCTGTCCGGCAAGGTGGTGGACAAGACCTTCAACGCCGGCGTGAAGGTCGAGACGGCCACCGTCGACAAGCGCGGAATGCAGTTCTCGTACATGGACGGCGACTACTTCGTCTTCATGGACATGGACACCTACGACCAGCTGCACGTCGACCGCAAGGCCGTCGGCGACGCCGCGAACTACCTCATCGAGGGCTTCGAGGCGGTCGTGGCGCAGCACGAGGGCGAGGTGCTCTACGTCGAGCTCCCCGCCGCGGTCGAGCTGATCATCAAGCACACCGAGCCCGGTGTGCAGGGCGACCGCTCCACCGGCGGCTCCAAGCCCGCCGAGCTGGAGACCGGCTACTCCATCCAGGTGCCGCTCTTCATCACCACCGGTGAGAAGATCAAGGTCGACACCCGCACGGGCGACTACCTCGGCCGGGTGAACAGCTAA
- the nusB gene encoding transcription antitermination factor NusB, with amino-acid sequence MAARTKARKRAFQILFEADQRGADVQSVLADWMRHARTDPRQPPVNEYTLELVEGYADHVARIDELISTYAVDWDLDRMPAADRSILRLGAYELLWVDDTPDAVAIDEAVQLAKEFSTDDSPAFVNGLLGRLKELKPSLRREA; translated from the coding sequence GTGGCTGCCCGCACCAAGGCCCGTAAGCGCGCCTTCCAGATACTCTTCGAGGCCGACCAGCGCGGTGCCGATGTGCAGTCCGTGCTCGCGGACTGGATGCGGCACGCCCGGACCGATCCACGCCAGCCGCCGGTGAACGAATACACCCTGGAGCTGGTCGAGGGATACGCGGACCATGTCGCCCGCATCGACGAGCTGATCTCCACCTACGCGGTCGACTGGGACCTGGACCGGATGCCGGCGGCCGACCGCAGCATCCTGCGTCTCGGCGCCTACGAACTGCTCTGGGTGGACGACACCCCGGACGCGGTGGCGATCGACGAAGCGGTGCAGCTCGCCAAGGAGTTCTCCACGGACGACTCCCCGGCCTTCGTCAACGGCCTCCTCGGCCGGCTCAAGGAGCTGAAGCCGAGCCTGCGGCGCGAGGCGTAG
- the bldD gene encoding transcriptional regulator BldD — translation MSSEYAKQLGAKLRAIRTQQGLSLHGVEEKSQGRWKAVVVGSYERGDRAVTVQRLAELADFYGVPVQELLPGTTPGGAAEPPPKLVLDLERLAHVPQEKAGPLQRYAATIQSQRGDYNGKVLSIRQDDLRTLAVIYDQSPSVLTEQLISWGVLDADARRAVSHEEL, via the coding sequence ATGTCCAGCGAATACGCCAAACAGCTCGGGGCCAAGCTCCGCGCCATCCGCACCCAGCAGGGCCTTTCTCTCCATGGTGTCGAGGAGAAGTCCCAGGGCCGCTGGAAGGCCGTGGTGGTCGGTTCGTACGAGCGCGGTGACCGCGCCGTAACCGTGCAGCGCCTCGCCGAGCTGGCGGACTTCTACGGCGTTCCGGTGCAGGAACTGCTTCCGGGCACGACACCGGGCGGAGCGGCCGAGCCGCCGCCGAAGCTGGTGCTCGACCTGGAGCGCCTCGCCCATGTCCCGCAGGAGAAGGCCGGCCCGCTGCAGCGCTACGCCGCCACCATCCAGAGCCAGCGCGGTGACTACAACGGCAAGGTGCTCTCGATCCGCCAGGACGATCTGCGCACCCTTGCGGTCATCTACGACCAGTCGCCCTCGGTGCTGACCGAGCAGCTGATCAGCTGGGGCGTGCTCGACGCCGATGCACGCCGAGCCGTGTCCCACGAGGAGCTCTAG
- the pyrR gene encoding bifunctional pyr operon transcriptional regulator/uracil phosphoribosyltransferase PyrR, whose product MDASSSDIGVQLPARPVLEGPDIARMLTRIAHEIVERAKGADDVVLLGIPTRGVFLARRLAAKLEEITGRAVPVGSLDITMYRDDLRLGPARTLARTDIPADGIEGRVVLLVDDVLFSGRTIRAALDALGDIGRPRAVQLAVLVDRGHRELPIRADYVGKNLPTSLRETVKVQLTEEDGRDAVLLGVKHTAPAGER is encoded by the coding sequence ATGGACGCAAGCAGTTCCGACATCGGGGTTCAGCTCCCCGCGCGGCCGGTGCTCGAAGGCCCGGACATCGCGCGCATGCTCACCCGTATCGCCCACGAGATCGTCGAGCGCGCCAAGGGCGCGGACGATGTGGTGCTCCTGGGAATCCCCACCCGCGGCGTCTTCCTCGCCCGGCGACTGGCCGCCAAGCTCGAAGAGATCACCGGCCGTGCGGTTCCGGTCGGCTCGCTCGACATCACCATGTACCGCGACGACCTGCGTCTGGGCCCCGCCCGTACGCTCGCCCGCACGGACATCCCCGCCGACGGCATCGAGGGCCGGGTCGTCCTGCTCGTCGACGACGTCCTGTTCTCCGGGCGCACGATCCGCGCCGCCCTGGACGCGCTGGGCGACATCGGCCGGCCGCGCGCCGTGCAGCTGGCGGTCCTCGTGGACCGGGGCCACCGCGAACTGCCGATCCGCGCCGACTACGTGGGCAAGAACCTCCCCACCTCGCTGCGGGAGACGGTCAAGGTCCAGCTCACCGAGGAGGACGGCCGGGATGCCGTGCTGCTCGGCGTGAAGCACACCGCTCCGGCCGGCGAGCGCTAG
- a CDS encoding aspartate carbamoyltransferase catalytic subunit translates to MKRHLISAADLTRDDAVLILDTAEEMARVADRPIKKLPTLRGRTVCNLFFEDSTRTRISFEAAEKRLSADVINFAAKGSSVSKGESLKDTAQTLEAMGVDAVVIRHGASGAPYRLANSGWIDAPVINAGDGTHQHPTQALLDAFTMRRRLIGPDAGLGEDLSGRRITVVGDVLHSRVARSNVDLLHTLGAEVTLVAPPTLVPVGVETWPCEVSYDLDRVLPKTDAVMMLRVQRERMNAAFFPTEREYSRRYGLDGERMARMPEHAIVMHPGPMVRGMEITAEVADSDRCTVIEQVTNGVSVRMAVLYLLLGGNEPAVTHTRTEGN, encoded by the coding sequence ATGAAGCGTCACCTCATCTCGGCCGCCGACCTCACACGCGACGACGCCGTCCTGATCCTCGACACCGCCGAGGAGATGGCCCGGGTCGCCGACCGGCCGATCAAGAAGCTCCCCACCCTGCGCGGACGCACCGTCTGCAATCTCTTCTTCGAGGACTCCACCCGGACCCGGATCTCCTTCGAGGCCGCCGAGAAGCGGCTCTCCGCGGACGTCATCAACTTCGCCGCCAAGGGGTCCAGCGTCTCCAAGGGCGAGTCCCTCAAGGACACCGCCCAGACCCTGGAGGCGATGGGCGTCGACGCCGTCGTCATACGGCACGGCGCCTCCGGAGCCCCCTACCGGCTCGCCAACTCCGGCTGGATCGACGCTCCCGTCATCAACGCCGGCGACGGCACCCACCAGCACCCCACCCAGGCCCTGCTCGACGCCTTCACCATGCGGCGCCGGCTGATCGGCCCGGACGCCGGGCTCGGCGAGGATCTGAGCGGGCGGCGCATCACCGTCGTCGGTGACGTGCTCCACAGCCGCGTCGCGCGCTCGAACGTCGATCTCCTGCACACCCTCGGCGCCGAGGTCACCCTCGTCGCCCCGCCCACCCTGGTGCCGGTCGGCGTCGAGACCTGGCCGTGCGAGGTGTCCTACGACCTCGACCGCGTCCTGCCGAAAACCGACGCGGTGATGATGCTGCGGGTGCAGCGCGAGCGCATGAACGCCGCCTTCTTCCCGACCGAGCGGGAGTACTCGCGCCGCTACGGCCTGGACGGCGAGCGGATGGCGCGGATGCCCGAGCACGCCATCGTGATGCACCCCGGCCCGATGGTCCGCGGCATGGAGATCACCGCCGAGGTCGCCGACTCCGACCGCTGCACGGTCATCGAGCAGGTGACCAACGGCGTCTCCGTCCGCATGGCCGTCCTGTACTTGCTGCTCGGCGGCAACGAGCCCGCCGTCACCCACACCCGTACCGAGGGGAACTAA
- a CDS encoding dihydroorotase gives MSKILIRGAKVLGGEAQDVLIDGETIEAVGAGLSAEGADVIEAEGKILLPGLVDLHTHLREPGREDSETVLTGTRAAASGGYTAVFAMANTFPVADTAGVVEQVYRLGQEHGYCDVQPIGAVTVGLEGSKLAELGAMHESAAGVTVFSDDGKCVHDAVIMRRALEYVKAFGGVIAQHAQEPRLTEGAQMNEGIVSAELGLGGWPAVAEESIIARDVLLAEHVGSRVHICHLSTAGSVEIVRWAKSRGIDVTAEVTPHHLLLTDEMVRSYNPVYKVNPPLRTERDVMALREALADGTIDIVATDHAPHPHEDKDCEWAAAAMGMVGLETALSVVQQTMVETGLLTWEAVADRMSYAPARIGQAKGHGRPVSAGEPANLTLLDSAYRGEVDPAGFASRSRNTPYEGRELPGRVTHTFLRGRATVVDGKLA, from the coding sequence ATGAGCAAGATCCTGATCCGTGGTGCGAAGGTGCTCGGTGGCGAGGCCCAGGACGTCCTGATCGACGGCGAGACCATCGAGGCCGTCGGCGCCGGGCTGTCCGCCGAGGGCGCCGACGTCATCGAGGCCGAGGGCAAGATCCTTCTGCCGGGCCTCGTCGACCTGCACACCCACCTGCGCGAGCCGGGCCGCGAGGACTCCGAGACCGTCCTGACCGGCACCCGCGCCGCGGCGAGCGGCGGCTACACCGCCGTGTTCGCCATGGCCAACACCTTCCCCGTCGCCGACACCGCCGGCGTCGTCGAGCAGGTCTACCGCCTCGGCCAGGAGCACGGCTACTGCGATGTGCAGCCCATCGGTGCCGTCACCGTCGGCCTGGAGGGCAGCAAGCTCGCCGAGCTGGGCGCCATGCACGAGTCCGCCGCCGGGGTCACCGTCTTCTCCGACGACGGCAAGTGCGTGCACGACGCCGTGATCATGCGCCGGGCCCTGGAGTACGTGAAGGCCTTCGGCGGCGTCATCGCGCAGCACGCCCAGGAGCCGCGGCTCACCGAGGGCGCCCAGATGAACGAGGGCATCGTCTCGGCGGAGCTGGGGCTCGGGGGCTGGCCGGCGGTGGCCGAGGAATCGATCATCGCCCGGGATGTCCTGCTCGCCGAGCACGTGGGCTCGCGGGTGCACATCTGCCACCTGTCGACCGCCGGCTCCGTCGAGATCGTCCGCTGGGCCAAGTCCCGCGGCATCGACGTCACCGCCGAGGTCACGCCGCACCACCTGCTCCTCACCGACGAGATGGTGCGTAGCTACAACCCCGTCTACAAGGTCAACCCGCCGCTGCGCACCGAGCGCGACGTGATGGCCCTGCGCGAGGCCCTCGCCGACGGCACGATCGACATCGTCGCCACCGACCACGCCCCGCACCCGCACGAGGACAAGGACTGCGAGTGGGCCGCGGCCGCCATGGGCATGGTGGGCCTGGAGACCGCGCTGTCGGTCGTGCAGCAGACGATGGTCGAGACCGGCCTGCTGACCTGGGAGGCCGTCGCGGACCGGATGTCCTACGCGCCCGCGCGGATCGGGCAGGCCAAGGGCCACGGCCGCCCCGTCTCGGCTGGTGAGCCCGCCAACCTCACGCTGCTCGATTCCGCTTACCGTGGAGAGGTGGACCCCGCGGGCTTCGCCTCCCGCAGCCGCAACACCCCCTACGAGGGCCGTGAGCTGCCGGGACGCGTCACCCACACCTTCCTGCGGGGCCGGGCAACGGTCGTCGACGGGAAGCTGGCGTGA
- the carA gene encoding glutamine-hydrolyzing carbamoyl-phosphate synthase small subunit, which yields MTTSTRGTAKIPAVLVLEDGRTFRGRAYGSVGETFGEAVFSTGMTGYQETLTDPSYHRQVVVMTAPHIGNTGVNDEDPESQRIWVAGYVVRDPARLPSNWRSVRSLDDELVAQGVVGISGVDTRALTRHLRERGAMRVGIFSGEALPDEGTMLARVRQAPEMQGADLSTQVATKETYVVPAIGTKKFTVAAIDLGIKGMTPHRMAERGIEVHVLPATATVEDVYAVNPDGVFFSNGPGDPATADHPVSVMRGVLERKTPLFGICFGNQILGRALGFGTFKLKYGHRGINQPVQDRTTGKVEVTAHNHGFAVDAPLDKVSDTPFGRAEVSHVCLNDDVVEGLHLLDQPAFSVQYHPEAAAGPHDAAYLFDRFVSLMEGQRA from the coding sequence ATGACGACCTCCACCAGGGGGACCGCCAAGATCCCCGCCGTACTCGTCCTGGAGGACGGCCGCACCTTCCGCGGCCGCGCCTACGGGTCCGTGGGGGAGACCTTCGGCGAAGCGGTGTTCTCCACCGGCATGACCGGCTACCAGGAGACGCTGACCGACCCCTCGTACCACCGCCAGGTCGTCGTCATGACCGCCCCGCACATCGGCAACACCGGGGTGAACGACGAGGACCCCGAGTCGCAGCGGATCTGGGTCGCCGGTTACGTCGTCCGTGACCCCGCCCGGCTCCCGTCCAACTGGCGCTCGGTGCGCTCCCTGGACGACGAGCTGGTCGCCCAGGGCGTCGTCGGCATCAGCGGTGTCGACACCCGCGCGCTGACCCGGCATCTGCGCGAGCGCGGCGCGATGCGGGTCGGCATCTTCTCCGGCGAGGCGCTGCCCGACGAGGGCACCATGCTCGCCCGGGTGCGCCAGGCCCCCGAGATGCAGGGCGCCGACCTGTCCACGCAGGTCGCCACCAAGGAGACCTACGTCGTCCCGGCGATCGGTACCAAGAAGTTCACCGTCGCCGCCATCGACCTGGGCATCAAGGGCATGACCCCGCACCGGATGGCCGAGCGCGGCATCGAGGTGCACGTCCTGCCGGCCACCGCCACCGTCGAGGACGTCTACGCGGTGAACCCGGACGGCGTGTTCTTCTCCAACGGCCCCGGCGACCCGGCCACCGCCGACCACCCGGTCTCCGTCATGCGCGGCGTGCTGGAGCGCAAGACGCCGCTGTTCGGCATCTGCTTCGGCAACCAGATCCTGGGCCGCGCGCTGGGCTTCGGCACCTTCAAGCTCAAGTACGGGCACCGCGGCATCAACCAGCCGGTGCAGGACCGTACGACCGGCAAGGTCGAGGTCACCGCGCACAACCACGGATTCGCCGTCGACGCCCCGCTCGACAAGGTCTCCGACACCCCCTTCGGCCGCGCCGAGGTCTCCCACGTCTGCCTCAACGACGACGTGGTGGAGGGTCTGCACCTCCTCGACCAGCCGGCCTTCAGCGTCCAGTACCACCCCGAAGCCGCCGCGGGGCCGCACGACGCCGCGTACCTCTTCGACCGCTTCGTATCCCTGATGGAGGGCCAGCGTGCCTAA
- the carB gene encoding carbamoyl-phosphate synthase large subunit translates to MPKRTDIQSVLVIGSGPIVIGQAAEFDYSGTQACRVLKSEGLRVILVNSNPATIMTDPEIADATYVEPITPDFVEKIIAKERPDALLPTLGGQTALNTAISLHESGTLDKYGVELIGANVEAINKGEDRDLFKEVVEEVRKKIGHGESARSYICHSMDDVMKGVEELGGYPVVVRPSFTMGGAGSGFAHDEEELRRIAGQGLTLSPTTEVLLEESILGWKEYELELMRDKNDNVVVVCSIENFDPMGVHTGDSITVAPSMTLTDREYQTLRDIGIAVIREVGVDTGGCNIQFAVNPDDGRVIVIEMNPRVSRSSALASKATGFPIAKIAARLAVGYTLDEIPNDITEKTPASFEPTLDYVVVKVPRFAFEKFPAADATLTTTMKSVGEAMAIGRNFPEALNKALRSLEKKGSQFDFIGEPGDKAALLEKAQVPTDGRINTVMAAIRAGATPQEVFDATKIDPWFVDQLFLIKEIADEIAAADKLDPEILADAKRYGFSDAQIAAIRGLREDVVREVRHSLGVRPVYKTVDTCAAEFAAKTPYFYSSYDEETEVAPREKPAVIILGSGPNRIGQGIEFDYSCVHASFALSDAGYETVMVNCNPETVSTDYDTSDRLYFEPLTLEDVLEIVHAETQAGPVAGVVVQLGGQTPLGLAQALKDNGVPIVGTSPEAIDLAEERGAFGRVLTEAGLPAPKYGTAFSFAEAQQIAAEIGYPVMVRPSYVLGGRGMEIVYDEPSLGEYLTRHAGLIDRHPVLIDRFLDDAIEIDVDALYDGQELYLGGVMEHIEEAGIHSGDSACALPPITLGGFDIKRLRASTEAIAKGVGVRGLINIQFAMAGDILYVLEANPRASRTVPFTSKATAVPLAKAAARISLGATIAELRAEGMLPKAGDGGTLPLDAPISVKEAVMPWSRFRDIHGRGVDTVLGPEMRSTGEVMGIDSVFGTAYAKSQSGAYGALPTKGRAFVSVANRDKRSMIFPARELVAHGFELLATSGTAEVLRRNGINATVVRKQSEGEGPDGERTIVQLIHDGQVDLIVNTPYGTGGRLDGYDIRTAAVARGVPCLTTVQALAAAVQGIEAMSRGDVGVRSLQEHAEHLTAAREE, encoded by the coding sequence GTGCCTAAGCGCACCGATATCCAGTCCGTCCTGGTCATCGGCTCCGGCCCGATCGTCATCGGCCAGGCCGCCGAGTTCGACTACTCCGGCACCCAGGCATGCCGGGTCCTCAAGTCCGAGGGCCTGCGCGTCATCCTGGTGAACTCCAACCCGGCGACGATCATGACCGACCCGGAGATCGCCGACGCCACCTACGTCGAGCCGATCACCCCGGACTTCGTCGAGAAGATCATCGCCAAGGAGCGCCCCGACGCGCTCCTGCCCACCCTGGGCGGTCAGACGGCCCTGAACACGGCCATCTCGCTGCACGAGTCCGGCACCCTCGACAAGTACGGCGTCGAGCTGATCGGCGCCAACGTCGAGGCGATCAACAAGGGCGAGGACCGCGACCTGTTCAAGGAGGTCGTGGAGGAGGTCCGCAAGAAGATCGGCCACGGCGAGTCCGCGCGCTCCTACATCTGCCACTCCATGGACGACGTCATGAAGGGCGTCGAGGAGCTCGGCGGCTACCCCGTCGTCGTCCGCCCCTCCTTCACCATGGGCGGCGCCGGCTCCGGCTTCGCGCACGACGAGGAGGAGCTGCGCCGGATCGCCGGCCAGGGCCTGACGCTCTCGCCGACCACCGAGGTGCTCCTGGAGGAGTCCATCCTCGGCTGGAAGGAGTACGAGCTGGAGCTGATGCGCGACAAGAACGACAACGTCGTGGTCGTCTGCTCCATCGAGAACTTCGACCCGATGGGCGTGCACACCGGCGACTCGATCACCGTCGCGCCGTCGATGACGCTCACCGACCGCGAGTACCAGACCCTGCGGGACATCGGCATCGCCGTCATCCGCGAGGTCGGCGTCGACACCGGCGGCTGCAACATCCAGTTCGCGGTCAACCCCGACGACGGCCGGGTCATCGTCATCGAGATGAACCCCCGGGTCTCCCGCTCCTCGGCGCTGGCCTCCAAGGCCACCGGCTTCCCGATCGCGAAGATCGCCGCCCGCCTCGCCGTCGGCTACACCCTCGACGAGATCCCCAACGACATCACCGAGAAGACCCCGGCGTCCTTCGAGCCGACTCTCGACTACGTCGTCGTCAAGGTGCCGCGCTTCGCCTTCGAGAAGTTCCCGGCCGCCGACGCCACCCTCACCACGACCATGAAGTCGGTCGGCGAGGCCATGGCCATCGGCCGTAACTTCCCCGAGGCGCTCAACAAGGCCCTGCGCTCCCTGGAGAAGAAGGGCAGCCAGTTCGACTTCATCGGCGAGCCCGGCGACAAGGCCGCGCTGCTGGAGAAGGCCCAGGTCCCGACCGACGGCCGGATCAACACCGTCATGGCGGCGATCCGGGCCGGCGCCACCCCGCAGGAGGTCTTCGACGCCACGAAGATCGACCCGTGGTTCGTCGACCAGCTCTTCCTCATCAAGGAGATCGCCGACGAGATCGCCGCGGCCGACAAGCTCGACCCGGAGATCCTCGCGGACGCAAAGCGCTACGGCTTCTCCGACGCCCAGATCGCCGCGATCCGCGGACTGCGCGAGGACGTCGTCCGCGAGGTCCGGCACTCCCTCGGCGTCCGCCCCGTCTACAAGACGGTCGACACCTGTGCCGCCGAATTCGCCGCGAAGACGCCGTACTTCTACTCGTCCTACGACGAGGAGACCGAGGTCGCCCCGCGCGAGAAGCCGGCCGTGATCATCCTCGGCTCCGGCCCCAACCGCATCGGCCAGGGCATCGAGTTCGACTACTCCTGCGTCCACGCCTCGTTCGCGCTCAGCGACGCCGGCTACGAGACCGTGATGGTCAACTGCAACCCGGAGACCGTCTCGACGGACTACGACACCTCCGACCGCCTGTACTTCGAGCCGCTGACGCTCGAAGACGTGCTGGAGATCGTGCACGCCGAGACCCAGGCCGGACCGGTCGCCGGTGTCGTCGTCCAGCTCGGCGGGCAGACCCCGCTGGGCCTGGCGCAGGCGCTCAAGGACAACGGTGTGCCGATCGTCGGCACCTCGCCCGAGGCGATCGACCTCGCCGAGGAGCGCGGCGCCTTCGGCCGGGTGCTGACCGAGGCCGGGCTGCCGGCCCCCAAGTACGGCACCGCGTTCTCCTTCGCCGAGGCCCAGCAGATCGCCGCCGAGATCGGCTACCCGGTCATGGTCCGGCCGTCCTATGTGCTCGGCGGCCGCGGTATGGAGATCGTCTACGACGAGCCCTCGCTGGGGGAGTACCTCACCCGGCACGCCGGCCTGATCGACCGCCACCCGGTCCTCATCGACCGTTTCCTCGACGACGCCATAGAGATCGACGTCGACGCGCTCTACGACGGCCAGGAGCTCTACCTCGGCGGCGTCATGGAGCACATCGAGGAGGCCGGTATCCACTCCGGCGACTCCGCCTGTGCGCTGCCCCCGATCACCCTCGGCGGCTTCGACATCAAGCGGCTGCGGGCCTCGACGGAGGCCATCGCCAAGGGTGTTGGCGTCCGCGGACTGATCAACATCCAGTTCGCGATGGCCGGGGACATCCTCTACGTCCTGGAGGCCAACCCCCGCGCCTCCCGTACGGTCCCCTTCACCTCGAAGGCCACCGCCGTACCGCTGGCCAAGGCCGCCGCCCGGATCTCGCTGGGCGCCACCATCGCCGAGCTGCGCGCCGAGGGCATGCTGCCCAAGGCGGGCGACGGCGGCACCCTGCCGCTGGACGCGCCGATCTCCGTCAAGGAAGCCGTGATGCCCTGGTCGCGGTTCCGCGACATCCACGGCCGCGGGGTGGACACCGTTCTCGGTCCGGAGATGCGCTCCACCGGTGAGGTCATGGGCATCGACTCGGTCTTCGGCACCGCGTACGCCAAGTCCCAGTCCGGCGCCTACGGCGCGCTGCCCACCAAGGGCCGCGCGTTCGTCTCCGTCGCCAACCGGGACAAGCGCTCGATGATCTTCCCGGCCCGTGAGCTGGTCGCCCACGGCTTCGAGCTGCTCGCCACCTCCGGCACCGCCGAGGTGCTGCGCCGCAACGGCATCAACGCCACCGTGGTGCGCAAGCAGTCCGAGGGCGAGGGGCCGGACGGTGAGCGGACCATCGTCCAGCTGATCCACGACGGCCAGGTCGACCTGATCGTCAACACCCCCTACGGCACCGGCGGCCGGCTGGACGGCTACGACATCCGTACCGCCGCCGTCGCCCGCGGCGTCCCCTGCCTGACCACGGTCCAGGCGCTGGCCGCCGCCGTCCAGGGCATCGAGGCCATGTCCCGCGGAGACGTGGGCGTGCGGTCCCTCCAGGAACACGCCGAACATCTCACCGCGGCCCGCGAGGAGTAG